Below is a window of Pseudomonadota bacterium DNA.
TCAGCAAGCACCTGAACCCTGGTCCCGGAAAACCCCCGGCTACTCTCGCGTCCGGCGCCCAGGGCGTGCTCGCCGGCGTCGGTTCCTGAACGGTAACCATTGCTTGTCGTCACGGCGTTCCGGAGGGGATGATTTGATGTAAAGGCTTTCCGCGGTGGGCCGCCATTTGGCGGTCAGGGCAGGCTGGGCGCAATACCGGATCGCGCTGGAGCTGAAAACCGGCTGGAGCGGTTTGCGGTTTTGTGAATCAGTCGATCTCCAGAGGCAGCAGACGGCGGCGGCGGACATCGAACAGTCCTTTGTCGGTCAGGCGGAGAAAGGGCAGACCGGTAAAGGCCAGGGTCTGGTAATGAAAAAAAGGGTTGTCCAGTTTTGAGCCGAGTGCGGTTAAGGCCTCGACGATCCTGGATTCCCGGGCGAGAATCTCCACCAGGTCGAGTTCAGCCATGACGCCGCCGATCGGCAGCGGTAGTTCCGCCATGATTCGGCCCCGGTCGACGACGACGATGCCCCCTTTGATTTCCAGCAGACGGTTGCAGGCCGCCGCCATTTCCTCTTCATCAAGGCCGATGACCGTCGGCTGGTAACATTCCCAGTTTAGGGTCGAGGCCCAGGCCCCACGCCTGATGCCGGTACCGGCCAGGAAACCCCGGCTGATCCGGCCGCTGCCGTAACGGTCAAAAACCACATATTTAATCACATCCTGTTGGGCATCGGCCAGGATATTTCCTTCCCTGATCGGCAGGGTTACCTGTTCTTCATGGGTTACCATGCTGCCGATTTCCGGGCGAATGGCGCGAACCCTGACTGCGCCGGAGCGGGCGGTGTGGTAGTTGAAGGTCGCGGCCTCGACCCCGGCCAGGGGGATTGAACGGCCGGCGGCGGTGGGGTAGCGGTAGGGGATGAATTGCTCCCGACCCGACCAGCGTCCGTTTTCGGCCTCGATTTTGCCCCGGCAGAGAACCAGACGCGGAGTGAATCTTTCCAGTTCGGGGACGATCAGGATGTCGGCTCGGCGGCCCGGCGCCAAAGCGCCGATATCTTTTCTCTGAAAGGCCTCGGCGGCGTTGAGGGTCAGCATCTGGACGACGGTCAGGGGGTCAAAGCCGAGGGCGACGGCCTTTTGTCCGAGGCCGTCGAGATGGCCTTCGTGCAGGAGCCAGGAAGGGGTGACCCCGTCGGTGGAGATGGTCAGCCGTCGGCTTTCCCGGGTCAGTTTTCGAACCGGGGCGACGCCGGCGAGATCGCGTCGGATGCTGCCTTCGCGAATCATCAGGTCCAGGCCGAGGCGCAGCCGGTCGAGCGCCTGCTCGGGATTGATCGGTTCATGGCAGGAGCTGATGCCGGCCGCGACAAAGGCGTTGAGCTGATCTTGTTTGGCGCCTGCGGAATGTCCCTGTACCGGTTTGCCGTAAGTTTGGGCCAGAGCGAGAAGTTCAAGGGTTTCGTCGTCGGCGGCGAGAATCTCGGGCCAGTAAGCTTCCCCGACCCCGGCGAGGCGCGGGTGTTGGAAAAGTTCTTCGTATTGAGCCGGAGAAATCGGAAAACAGCTTTCAAACTGAGGGTATGGTGGCGAGAAACATGGCGCCGTGAATCTGAAATCGAGGGGTAGGCGTTCGGCTTCCGCGAAAAGCCACTGCAATCCCTGCTGCCCCAGGCTGTTGCCAAGTTCGGTGCATTCGCTGATGACCGTGGTCGTGCCCCGAGGCAGCACAGCGGCGCAGAAATCATGCAGGCGAAAGACGTTGGCGATGTGGGTGTGGGTCTCGATGTAACCCGGCAGGACAAAATCATGGCCGGCATCGATGACTTGGGTTTGTTCGGTAATGGCACCGGCGGGCGCGGGGCCGATGCCGGCGATTTTCCCTTCCCGGACCGTAATCGTGGTTTCAGGAATGACCTCGGCGGTGAAGACATTAACCAGGCGGGCATTGATAATCGCCAGGTCGGCGGCTTCGCGGCCCAAGGCGGTGGCGATCAGTTTTCTGATGGTGGTGCGGTTCGGCATGGCGCTGAAAGAACTCAATGACACCGGTTTGAGAAGCAACTGAAGCCTTCGCGAGGTTTCGGGTTTCTGCGGACGAGGGAAAGGGTTCCTGATCGGTCGCGAAGCGGTCGTTTTGCTAGCCTCAGTAGCACGGAACAAGGGTTGGCGCAAGCTCTTAATTGCCGGCATCCCGCCATCTCGGCGGTCGGAATGGAGGGCCTGACCAGGTGGTTTTTAAATTCGACTTGCCAGGTAACCCCGTACTCGGGGCATGTTGGTGGCCCGAGGCGAATTTTTATCTTGACAAAAAAGATTATCTTATGTATGAATTGTTGGTCGAACCGAATTGTGAAGTGATAAATTTTTATGAAAATGGAGAAAGGAGAGAAAATCATGTCCAAGACTCTTGAAAACCTGCGGGCGGCGTTTGCCGGAGAAAGTCAGGCCAATCGTAAATATCTGGCCTTTGCGGAAAAGGCTGAAAGTGATGGTTTTTCCCAGATCGCCAGATTGTTCCGAGCCGCGGCCGCAGCTGAAACCATTCACGCCCATGCCCATTTGAAAGCCATGGGTGGGGTCGCCGATACCGGCGCCAATTTGCGGGAGGCGGTGGCCGGTGAAAGTCATGAATTTAAGGATATGTATCCCGGATTCATTGCGACGGCCAAAGCGGAAGGCGATAAAAAGGCCCTGCGTATGTTTGAGTGGGCCAACACGGTGGAAGAGATTCACTGCGGTCTTTATCAGGAAGCCCTGGTAAGTTATGAACAGGGGAACGATCTTCCGGTTGAGGATTTTTGGGTCTGCGGCGTCTGTGGCAATACGGTGAGTGGCAAATGTCCTGATAAATGTGAAGTCTGCGGTGTGCCGGGCGGTAAATTTGACAAGATCGACTGAGTTTTGTAGACTCGGTATCGAACTTGTTATGTCGGGGAGCTGGTTTGCTCCCCTTTTTGTTGGGTTATTGACAGGAGGGGGAAATGGGGTCGGAGCGGAAAGATCTGATTGGTTCAAAGTTCTGCTTGAAGGTGTTGGTTTTTCTCGGATGCTTTCTGGGCTGCGGGGTCGGGTTTGCAGCCGGCGGTAATTTACTGGAGAGTGGTAAAGATCTGCTGGGCAGATTGGGGACGTCGTCTTCAGGAGCGTCTCTCGAACGCCTTTCTGAAACCGAAATCGGCGCTGGCCTCAAGGAAGCTCTGCGCATCGGCAGCGAAACAGTGCTTACGCAGCTGGGGCAAAAGGATGGTTTTAATGACGATGCGCTGATTCATATTCCGCTGCCGGAAAAACTGGAAAAGGTCAGGAGTGCCCTGGCGAAGGTCGGTTGCGCCGGCATGCTTGACGAGCTTGAGTTACGCCTGAATCGGGCCGCCGAAAACGCTGCTCCGAAAACCAGGGAACTGTTCAGTACCGCGATCGGTGAGCTGACGCTTGTCGATGTGAAAGCTATCTATCAGGGGCCGGATGATGCGGCAACTCAATATTTCCGCGGGAAAATGACCCCCGCCCTAAGCGCGACCATGGCCCCGGTGGTTGAAGACAGCCTTGCCGAGGTCGGCGCGATTCAGGTTTATGATGAGGTCATGGGACAATACCGGAGCCTGCCCTTCATGCCGGATGTCAGACAGAATCTTAATGATTACGTGATTGAAAAGGGGCTCGACGGTATCTTTTATTACCTGGCCCGGGAAGAAGCCGCGATTCGCTCAGACCCTCTCAAGCAGACGACTTCTCTGCTGAAACGTCTTTTCGGGCAGTAATCCTGTTCAGCTAGGCGTGAATGAGAATTTTTAACGGCAATAAAAATGAAGCCGTTTGGAGCCCAAGCGGACGCAGGTTCGTATCAGGGGACTGCTCCTGACTTGGCGCTGAAGGGGGCATGGTGCTTGTCTACATTAAAGCGAAAGCCCGATCCTTGCCGTGCGCACGGCAAGGATCGGGCTTTCGCTTTTGTGACGAGCCTGGTATGGCTTGCTTTTTCAGGGTTTAGCGCGGATCTCCCATTCCCGGCATTTGCGGGCTTCCCGTCAGACCGGGAAGCCGGGGGAGACTGATCTTGCGCCAACCGGTTGGAATCTCAAAGAGATCGGCGGACTGAGGGCCGGGACGGACATTGCGGTAGTTGACTTCGCTGTCTTGACTGACAACCCGGACCGGCAGATCATTTTGGGGATCGATCCAGTAAATTACCTTCTCGTCTTCCGTGACCAGCTCATATTTATCGCAGGCGATACCATTGATGGTTTCCGTGCCCCGCCGGTTCGCGCTCAGGCGCAGATCGGCGGACCAGTTTTCGGGCATCATTTCATCATCGCGGTTTTCCATCGCAATCTCCAGATAACTTTTTTCCTGCGGCATCATGGTCCAGGCCAGGCCTCGATCGGGGCGATTGATGATGATCATCCGGCGTCCTTCCTGGTTCATCTCATGGCGGCTGAGATCGCCTTTGATGAAAATCCGGCCCTGGGAAACCGTTTTGCCTGCGACCAGGGTTTCCATGTCGGCGGAAAATTCGGCGGCCGGCAGAACGGGGGCGAGCCAGAGAACTGAAAGTAAGGCGGCGATGATAGTGAACTGGTAGTTTTTTCTTGGTTTCATGAAAACTTTTCCTTTTTCCGTTAGAAGATTAGTGCTCCTATCAGAACCTTTTCTTATTTTTTAACAAGAAAAGGTTCTGATAAGGCAATTGTTTGCGGGCGGATAAAGCCCAATGGGGTTGCGGGGATGGTTCACGCATGGGGCAGATCTTTTTTATCATAATCTCATAAGGATTACACGGGTTGCCTTTAAACCCCGGTGGCGGCGGATTGGTTTCAGCTTTGCTCCTGCAGTCGTTTTTCCAGTTCTTTGACCCGCTGTTCCAGGGCGGCGAGGCGGCCGCGGTCTTTGGGCAGGTGGGTTGCCGCCATCAGCTGGCGCAGCGACTGTTTCAGGGGGACGGCCGGAATGCCGCCGTAATCCTGGTCGCCGGGAAGGTCGCGGGCCGCCGAGGTGCCGGCCATCAGCCGGGCCCTGTCGCCGATGGTTATACTGTTCGCGGCGCCGACCCGGGGGCCGAGCATCACCTGGTTGCCGATGCGGACACTGCCGGCAAGCCCGACCTGGGCACACATGATGGTTTCGTGGCCGACCTTGACCCCATGGCCGAGATGAACGTGATCGTCAATCTTGGTGCCGCGGCCGACGACGGTTTCGTCCAGTGCCGCCCGGTTGATCGTGCATAGTGCGCCGATTTCAACATCATCCTCGATGATCACCCGGCCGATCTGGGGAATCTTGAGATTGCCGCCGCCGACCTGGAGAAAACCGAAACCGTCGGAGCCGATAACCGTGTTGGGATGAATTATGACCCGGTTACCCAGCTGACAATTCTCGCGGATGACCACGCCCGGATAAAGCACGCAGTCACAACCGAGGCGGACGCCCTTGCCGATGAAGGTCTGCGGATAAATTCGGCAGTTGTCGCCGATAGTTACCTGATCACAGATAATCGCGCCGGCGCCGATATAAAGCTTACGGCCCAAGCCAACGTCCTTGCCGATAACGGCCCTTTCGTCAATCAGGGGCTCAAGCGCCTGGGCCTCCCGGTCAATTTCCCGCATCAGGAGCCCGGCCGCGCGAAAGGGCTGGGCGCAGATAATCAGATTCGAGGGCAGGCCCGCAGCCGGCCGCGGGACGAGCAGGGCGCCGGCCCGGGTGCCTTGCGCCCGCTCCAGGAATTTTTCCTCGGCGAATGAGATCTGCTCGGGAGTGGCTGCCTCCAGGCTGTTAATGCCGGTCACCACCAGGGTCTCATCGCCGACTACCCGACCGCCGATTTGAGCGGCAATTTCAGCAAGGGTGCAGCGCATTCTAAAAAACCTCATTTAAATAATAAATTTAATAATTTCGCCTTCGAGCGCGGACCTGGGCGCCTTGTTTTTCACCTTTTTGTCAAGCGGTTTCGGCGTGAAGACGTCGCGCTTCCCGGTTGACATTCATTACGTTAACACATATAGAAGAAATCTTCACATAAAATTTTGTCAGCCGGAAGTCTGGCGCGCGCTGTTTCTTTTGGGGAGAATCGATGAAGCGAAAAGATCTTTGGTTGAAGGCCGGTTTATGCTTGGGGATCTGTCTGCGTCTGAGTTGCTCTGCACCGGGCTTTTCCGTGGAAGTGGCGCCGGCGGCGACCCGGCAACAGCTGGATGTCGGCGTGGCGGAAACCCTGGAACTTGAACGGAAAACCGAAGCGGCCCGGCAGCAGTGGGAAGTGGATCGACAGACGCTGGCGGAGCGGACCCATGCCATGGAACTGGAAGAGAAGTTGCTGGCGGTCCGCCTGCGCAAGCTGGACGGCTACCGGGAACAGCGGCTTGCGGAAATTGGCCGGCTGGAGGAGGGCTTGGCGCGGATGGAGGATGTCGGCCTGCGTCTGGAACCCTTTCTCGATGAGCTGGTCGGTCGTCTGGAGGGTCTTATGGGAAATGATCTGCCCTTCGCGCTGGAGGAAAGAGAACGGCGGCTGGAAGACCTGCGCGAAAGTCTGGATCGTTACGAGGTCGATCTGGCGGAAAAACTGCGCCGGGTGATGGAGGTTCTCAGGATTGAGGCCGGGTTTGGCCGAGGGTTTGAGGTCGGTGAGGAGACCCTGTCGTTGGCCGGAGTGGAAACCACGGTCAGGGTTCTGCGCCTGGGTCGGGTGGCGCTTTATTATCTGACCCTTGATGGTCGTCAGGCGGGTTGGTATAATCAAAGACTCAAGCTCTGGCAACCGCTGACGACGGCCGCCGGCGAGGCCGTCAAGGAAGCGCTGCGCATGGCTTTGAAACAGCGGGCTTTTGATCTGGTGCGCCTGCCGGTGGTGGCGGAGGAAAAACCATGAATTTTCTGGTTATTCCTTCGCGTTGGTGGTCTCTGGTTGGTTTGTCCCTGTGTTTTTTGTTCCTGCTGGGTTGGCCGTCGGCGCTGCGCGCGCAAACTCCGGATGGTGGCGCTTCGACTTTACTGGAGCGGGCCCTGAAACAGGTTGAGCACGAAAAACAACAGGCTGAGCTTCAGCGCCGTTTGACCTTGAGTGAGATCAGGGAACGTCGGCAGGCCGCGCTGGCGTTAGTGGAAACGGCCCAGGCCCGGGTCGCCGAACTTAAACAAAGAATCGCCGGGCGCGAACGCGAGCTTGAAGAACTGGCCCAGCGGCAGCAGGAACTTGAACAGAAAAGTCGTCTGGCGCTGCATCAGCTCAATGAGTTGGCCGGAGTGGTGCGGACCAGCGGCCGTGATCAATTGAGTCTGCTTGAAAATTCGCCGGTTTCCGGGGACCGCCGGGGTCGGCTGTTGCCGCTGCGGGAATTGCTGGAGCGCAGCGCTTATCCGGGGATGGCGGAAATTCGCGCGATTGCCGAGCTTTATCTGGAAGAAATCGAAGCGGGCGGGCGGATCCATGCCGCAACCGGCGAGTTTATCTCGCTTGACGGACAGCGAACGCAGGGCCGGGTGGTTCGTCTGGGAGCCCTGACGACGATTTATCGGGACGACGCCGGCAAGAGTTGCGGTTTTGCCGTTTACGGTCCCGAAAACGATGCCCGGCTCGCCGTCTCGAAACCGGGTTGGCGGGTAGCCGCTAATCTGAAAAAATTCATCGCCGGTGAAACGACTTCGGTTTATCTTGATTTTTCCGGTGGAGACGCGGTTCGGCGTCTGGCTCTGACCCAGAATGCCTGGGAACGCCTGCGTTCCGGCGGCATTCTGGTCTGGCCGATTCTGCTGGTGGGGCTGGTGGCGCTGGTTTTCAGCCTGGAACGCTTTTTATTTCTCGGCCGGGTCAAAAGCAATACCGACCGGGTTATGGGGCAGATTATCGCGCTGGTTAACGCGGGTGATTTTCAGGGTTGCCTGGAGTTGTTGAAAAATCGCCAGGGCCCGGTTTTCCGGGTGCTGACCGCGGGGCTCGGAGCCCGCCGGGCGGACCGCGAGGTGCTGGAGAATGTTATGGAAGAGGCGATTCTGAAAGAATTGCCCCGGCTGGAAAAATTTCTTCCGACCCTGCAGGTGCTGGCCGCGATTGCCCCGTTGCTGGGGCTGCTCGGAACCGTGACCGGCATGATCAACACCTTTCAGGTGATCACCATTTATGGGGCCGGCGATCCCCGCATGATGTCGGGCGGAATCTCGGAAGCCTTGATTACCACTAAACTCGGTCTGATGGTCGCTATTCCGATTATTCTGCTCCATACCTGGTTCTCCCGGCGGGTTGACGCCATTATCGGGGATATGGAGGAAAAAACCGTCAGTCTCAGCCTGGCTTTGCGCCGTGAGGATGAAAGGTCGCAGACCGAGGTCTGAAAACCGCCGGTCCGGCTTTTGTTCCGTATTCGGGGCCGGGCGTTGAGATCGGAAAAACATGCAGTTCTTTTTTGAGATTTTTGATTATTTTCATCGGGGCGGCCCTCTGATGCTGCCGATTATCCTGATTTCCTTGTTCATGTGGGTTCTGATCATTCAGAAACTGCGCTCCATCTGGGCTGTCAATCAGCGGGATATCGATCTGGGAGAAGCCCTGGACGCGGTGCGGGAGCGTCGTCTGGTCGAGGATTTTTTCGGCACCCCGCTCTGTCATGTGGTGGGGCATTTCGTCGAAGCGATGACTGCGATCCGGCGGGATAATCTGGCCCTGCTCAATTCCTTGATCACGAGTGAAACCGAGCGCCTCGGGCGGCACATCAATTATATTTACGTCCTGGCTTCGCTTGCCCCGCTGCTGGGCCTGCTCGGTACGGTGCAGGGTATGATCGCGACCTTTGACGCGATTTCGATTTACGGCACCGGGAACCCCAGGGCCCTGGCCAACGGCATTGCCGAGGCTCTGATTACCACGCAAAGTGGTTTGTTTGTGTCCATCCCCGGTCTTTTTATGGCGGGTTTTCTGCAGCGCCGGGTTTTTCGCATTGCTCAGCGTTTGGATGAGTTTCGGGCTGGGGTGATGAAGGAGTTGGGAGAAGTTCATTATGATTAATGTGCGAGCCCGTCTGCGACGTGAGCGCAAACCGGCC
It encodes the following:
- a CDS encoding DUF4197 domain-containing protein; its protein translation is MGSERKDLIGSKFCLKVLVFLGCFLGCGVGFAAGGNLLESGKDLLGRLGTSSSGASLERLSETEIGAGLKEALRIGSETVLTQLGQKDGFNDDALIHIPLPEKLEKVRSALAKVGCAGMLDELELRLNRAAENAAPKTRELFSTAIGELTLVDVKAIYQGPDDAATQYFRGKMTPALSATMAPVVEDSLAEVGAIQVYDEVMGQYRSLPFMPDVRQNLNDYVIEKGLDGIFYYLAREEAAIRSDPLKQTTSLLKRLFGQ
- the lpxD gene encoding UDP-3-O-(3-hydroxymyristoyl)glucosamine N-acyltransferase gives rise to the protein MRFFRMRCTLAEIAAQIGGRVVGDETLVVTGINSLEAATPEQISFAEEKFLERAQGTRAGALLVPRPAAGLPSNLIICAQPFRAAGLLMREIDREAQALEPLIDERAVIGKDVGLGRKLYIGAGAIICDQVTIGDNCRIYPQTFIGKGVRLGCDCVLYPGVVIRENCQLGNRVIIHPNTVIGSDGFGFLQVGGGNLKIPQIGRVIIEDDVEIGALCTINRAALDETVVGRGTKIDDHVHLGHGVKVGHETIMCAQVGLAGSVRIGNQVMLGPRVGAANSITIGDRARLMAGTSAARDLPGDQDYGGIPAVPLKQSLRQLMAATHLPKDRGRLAALEQRVKELEKRLQEQS
- a CDS encoding DUF3450 family protein; the encoded protein is MNFLVIPSRWWSLVGLSLCFLFLLGWPSALRAQTPDGGASTLLERALKQVEHEKQQAELQRRLTLSEIRERRQAALALVETAQARVAELKQRIAGRERELEELAQRQQELEQKSRLALHQLNELAGVVRTSGRDQLSLLENSPVSGDRRGRLLPLRELLERSAYPGMAEIRAIAELYLEEIEAGGRIHAATGEFISLDGQRTQGRVVRLGALTTIYRDDAGKSCGFAVYGPENDARLAVSKPGWRVAANLKKFIAGETTSVYLDFSGGDAVRRLALTQNAWERLRSGGILVWPILLVGLVALVFSLERFLFLGRVKSNTDRVMGQIIALVNAGDFQGCLELLKNRQGPVFRVLTAGLGARRADREVLENVMEEAILKELPRLEKFLPTLQVLAAIAPLLGLLGTVTGMINTFQVITIYGAGDPRMMSGGISEALITTKLGLMVAIPIILLHTWFSRRVDAIIGDMEEKTVSLSLALRREDERSQTEV
- a CDS encoding MotA/TolQ/ExbB proton channel family protein, whose amino-acid sequence is MQFFFEIFDYFHRGGPLMLPIILISLFMWVLIIQKLRSIWAVNQRDIDLGEALDAVRERRLVEDFFGTPLCHVVGHFVEAMTAIRRDNLALLNSLITSETERLGRHINYIYVLASLAPLLGLLGTVQGMIATFDAISIYGTGNPRALANGIAEALITTQSGLFVSIPGLFMAGFLQRRVFRIAQRLDEFRAGVMKELGEVHYD
- a CDS encoding rubrerythrin family protein, which produces MSKTLENLRAAFAGESQANRKYLAFAEKAESDGFSQIARLFRAAAAAETIHAHAHLKAMGGVADTGANLREAVAGESHEFKDMYPGFIATAKAEGDKKALRMFEWANTVEEIHCGLYQEALVSYEQGNDLPVEDFWVCGVCGNTVSGKCPDKCEVCGVPGGKFDKID
- a CDS encoding DUF4412 domain-containing protein; translated protein: MKPRKNYQFTIIAALLSVLWLAPVLPAAEFSADMETLVAGKTVSQGRIFIKGDLSRHEMNQEGRRMIIINRPDRGLAWTMMPQEKSYLEIAMENRDDEMMPENWSADLRLSANRRGTETINGIACDKYELVTEDEKVIYWIDPQNDLPVRVVSQDSEVNYRNVRPGPQSADLFEIPTGWRKISLPRLPGLTGSPQMPGMGDPR
- a CDS encoding DUF3450 domain-containing protein; protein product: MKRKDLWLKAGLCLGICLRLSCSAPGFSVEVAPAATRQQLDVGVAETLELERKTEAARQQWEVDRQTLAERTHAMELEEKLLAVRLRKLDGYREQRLAEIGRLEEGLARMEDVGLRLEPFLDELVGRLEGLMGNDLPFALEERERRLEDLRESLDRYEVDLAEKLRRVMEVLRIEAGFGRGFEVGEETLSLAGVETTVRVLRLGRVALYYLTLDGRQAGWYNQRLKLWQPLTTAAGEAVKEALRMALKQRAFDLVRLPVVAEEKP
- a CDS encoding adenine deaminase, which encodes MPAIKSLRQPLFRATEASKTTASRPIRNPFPRPQKPETSRRLQLLLKPVSLSSFSAMPNRTTIRKLIATALGREAADLAIINARLVNVFTAEVIPETTITVREGKIAGIGPAPAGAITEQTQVIDAGHDFVLPGYIETHTHIANVFRLHDFCAAVLPRGTTTVISECTELGNSLGQQGLQWLFAEAERLPLDFRFTAPCFSPPYPQFESCFPISPAQYEELFQHPRLAGVGEAYWPEILAADDETLELLALAQTYGKPVQGHSAGAKQDQLNAFVAAGISSCHEPINPEQALDRLRLGLDLMIREGSIRRDLAGVAPVRKLTRESRRLTISTDGVTPSWLLHEGHLDGLGQKAVALGFDPLTVVQMLTLNAAEAFQRKDIGALAPGRRADILIVPELERFTPRLVLCRGKIEAENGRWSGREQFIPYRYPTAAGRSIPLAGVEAATFNYHTARSGAVRVRAIRPEIGSMVTHEEQVTLPIREGNILADAQQDVIKYVVFDRYGSGRISRGFLAGTGIRRGAWASTLNWECYQPTVIGLDEEEMAAACNRLLEIKGGIVVVDRGRIMAELPLPIGGVMAELDLVEILARESRIVEALTALGSKLDNPFFHYQTLAFTGLPFLRLTDKGLFDVRRRRLLPLEID